A DNA window from Bubalus bubalis isolate 160015118507 breed Murrah chromosome 20, NDDB_SH_1, whole genome shotgun sequence contains the following coding sequences:
- the SERPINA1 gene encoding alpha-1-antitrypsin has product MALSITRGLLLLAALCCLAPISLAGVLQGHAVQETDDTSHQEAACHKIAPNLANFAFSIYHHLAHQSNTSNIFFSPVSIASAFAMLSLGAKGNTHTEILTGLGFNLTELTEAEIHKGFQHLLHTLNQPNHQLQLTTGNGLFINESAKLVDTFLEDVKNLYHSEAFSINFRDAEEAKKKINDYVEKGSHGKIVDLVKVLDPNTVFALVNYISFKGKWEKPFEVKHTTERDFHVDEQTTVKVPMMNRLGMFDLHYCDKLASWVLLLDYVGNVTACFILPDLGKLQQLEDKLNNELLAKFLEKKYASSANLHLPKLSISETYDLKTVLGDVGITEVFSNAADLSGVTKEQPLKVSKALHKAALTIDEKGTEAAGSMFLEAIPMSLPPDVEFNRPFLCILYDRNTKSPLFVGKVVNPTQA; this is encoded by the exons ATGGCACTCTCCATCACGCGGGGCCTTCTGCTGCTGGCAGCCCTGTGCTGCCTGGCCCCCATCTCCCTGGCTGGAGTTCTCCAAGGACACGCTGTCCAAGAGACAGATGATACATCCCACCAGGAAGCAGCCTGCCACAAGATTGCCCCCAACCTGGCCAACTTTGCTTTCAGCATATACCACCATTTGGCCCATCAGTCCAACACCAGCAACATCTTCTTCTCCCCTGTGAGCATCGCTTCAGCCTTTGCGATGCTGTCCCTGGGAGCCAAGGGCAATACTCACACTGAGATCCTGACAGGCCTGGGTTTCAACCTCACTGAGCTCACAGAGGCTGAGATCCACAAAGGCTTTCAGCATCTTCTCCACACTCTGAACCAGCCAAACCACCAGCTGCAACTGACCACTGGCAATGGTTTGTTCATCAATGAGAGTGCAAAGCTAGTGGATACGTTTTTGGAGGATGTCAAGAATCTGTATCACTCCGAAGCCTTCTCCATCAACTTCAGGGATGCTGAGGAGGCCAAGAAGAAGATCAACGATTATGTAGAGAAGGGAAGCCATGGAAAAATTGTGGATTTGGTAAAGGTTCTTGACCCAAACACAGTTTTTGCTCTGGTGAATTACATTTCCTTTAAAG GAAAATGGGAGAAGCCCTTCGAGGTGAAGCACACCACAGAGAGGGACTTCCATGTGGACGAGCAAACCACCGTGAAGGTGCCCATGATGAACCGCCTGGGCATGTTTGACCTCCACTACTGCGACAAGCTCGCCAGCTGGGTGCTGCTGTTGGACTACGTGGGCAACGTCACCGCCTGCTTCATCCTGCCCGACCTGGGGAAACTGCAGCAGCTGGAGGACAAGCTCAACAACGAACTCCTCGCCAAGTTCCTGGAAAAGAAATATGCAAG tTCTGCCAATTTACATTTGCCCAAACTGTCCATTTCTGAAACGTATGATCTGAAAACTGTCCTGGGCGATGTGGGCATCACCGAGGTCTTCAGCAATGCGGCTGACCTCTCAGGGGTCACCAAGGAACAGCCTCTGAAGGTGTCCAAG GCGCTCCACAAGGCTGCGCTGACCATCGATGAGAAAGGGACAGAAGCTGCCGGGTCCATGTTTCTGGAAGCCATCCCCATGTCCCTTCCCCCAGACGTCGAGTTCAACAGACCCTTCCTCTGCATCCTCTACGATAGAAACACCAAGTCTCCCCTCTTCGTGGGAAAGGTGGTGAATCCCACCCAAGCCTAA